A region from the Pseudonocardia petroleophila genome encodes:
- a CDS encoding xanthine dehydrogenase family protein molybdopterin-binding subunit, protein MPEPDRSKATFPQPDGGKVAMLQRKWTPSRIEDLPLVTGRGRFLDDQDPLPGTLTAAVVRSTQPHARIRSVDLSRARAHPGVAAVIGPEEVLAALAPFPLSTGAPMHYYPTATDVVRFVGEPIAVVVASDRYVAEDAAELVEVDYEPLDVVVGARAALAEGAPLLHEAAGTNVATDRTFSFGEVERAFAEAAHVVEGEYDFPRYSSVPMECYSVIADHRGDSVEAWANFHGPFTMVPVMAGALGLPTSAVRLHVPADIGGSFGIKAGIYPYVVLMALASQHSGTPVRWTEDRVEHLLASSSGADRVMRFAAAVTGDGQVTALRTDLVDNVGAYLRPPEPSTLYRCFGNITGPYAIGAVEIRARAVVTNAMPTGLNRGFGGQQLYFGLERLMDAVATATGLDPIEVRRRNLVDAFPYETPTGGVYDSGDYAAAVALAVQNADLDELRARQAAARAEGAYYGIGTALVVDPSGTNIGYVGLATPSEQRRPGRDKSGSTEHVRMSVDVQGVVTVLLGSVPQGQGHATVARQVAADRLGLPVEQVRVVVDMDTSTTPWTVTSGSYSSRFAPLVTSAVVQAADTIAATIRAAASVALEVPADELSLADGAVVHPSGATLAFRHAAGIVHWDPTSLPAGVPARLYAEAEFSPRETRAATADDRINSSLCYGFVAEIVAVRIDPATLEITIDRVSSVHDAGTVLNQQLLDGQVHGALAHALGGAMYEEFTHAPSGQPTSATFLDYLCPTSAETGFDLRTDHVVTPSPLTPLGAKGCGEGSSMSFPVAFANAVADALPGVPITQLPLHGEVLHQLMEEK, encoded by the coding sequence GTGCCTGAGCCGGATCGCAGCAAGGCCACCTTCCCGCAACCGGATGGCGGCAAGGTGGCCATGCTGCAACGGAAGTGGACCCCCAGCCGCATCGAGGACCTCCCGCTCGTCACCGGGCGGGGGCGGTTCCTCGACGACCAGGACCCCCTCCCGGGCACCCTGACCGCCGCCGTCGTCCGCTCCACCCAGCCGCACGCGCGGATCCGCTCGGTCGACCTCTCCCGCGCCCGGGCCCACCCCGGCGTCGCCGCCGTGATCGGCCCCGAGGAGGTGCTCGCCGCACTGGCGCCGTTCCCGCTCTCGACGGGCGCGCCGATGCACTACTACCCGACCGCCACCGACGTGGTGCGGTTCGTCGGCGAGCCGATCGCGGTGGTCGTCGCGTCCGACCGGTACGTGGCCGAGGACGCCGCCGAGCTCGTCGAGGTCGACTACGAGCCGCTCGACGTGGTGGTCGGGGCCCGCGCCGCGCTCGCCGAGGGGGCGCCGCTGCTGCACGAGGCCGCGGGCACGAACGTCGCCACCGACCGCACGTTCTCCTTCGGGGAGGTCGAGCGGGCCTTCGCCGAGGCCGCCCACGTCGTCGAGGGCGAGTACGACTTCCCGCGCTACTCCTCGGTGCCGATGGAGTGCTACTCCGTGATCGCCGACCACCGCGGCGACTCCGTCGAGGCGTGGGCCAACTTCCACGGCCCCTTCACGATGGTGCCCGTCATGGCCGGTGCGCTGGGCCTGCCCACCTCGGCGGTGCGCCTGCACGTGCCCGCCGACATCGGCGGCAGCTTCGGCATCAAGGCCGGCATCTACCCCTACGTCGTGCTGATGGCACTGGCGTCGCAGCACTCCGGCACGCCGGTGCGCTGGACCGAGGACCGCGTCGAGCACCTGCTCGCCTCCTCCTCCGGGGCCGACCGGGTCATGCGGTTCGCCGCAGCCGTCACCGGGGACGGCCAGGTCACCGCGCTGCGGACCGACCTCGTCGACAACGTCGGCGCCTACCTCCGCCCGCCCGAGCCGTCCACGCTCTACCGCTGCTTCGGCAACATCACCGGCCCGTACGCGATCGGGGCCGTCGAGATCCGGGCACGCGCGGTCGTCACCAACGCCATGCCGACGGGGCTGAACCGTGGCTTCGGCGGCCAGCAGCTCTACTTCGGGCTGGAGCGCCTGATGGACGCCGTCGCGACGGCCACCGGGCTGGACCCGATCGAGGTCCGCCGCCGCAACCTGGTCGACGCCTTCCCGTACGAGACGCCCACCGGCGGCGTCTACGACTCGGGCGACTACGCCGCCGCCGTCGCGCTGGCGGTGCAGAACGCCGACCTCGACGAGCTGCGCGCCCGTCAGGCCGCGGCCCGCGCCGAGGGCGCCTACTACGGCATCGGCACCGCACTCGTCGTCGACCCGTCGGGCACCAACATCGGCTACGTCGGCCTCGCCACCCCCTCCGAGCAGCGCAGGCCGGGCCGCGACAAGTCCGGCTCCACCGAGCACGTGCGGATGTCGGTCGACGTCCAGGGGGTCGTCACGGTGCTGCTGGGGTCGGTGCCGCAGGGGCAGGGGCACGCCACCGTGGCGCGCCAGGTGGCCGCCGACCGGCTGGGGCTGCCGGTCGAGCAGGTGCGCGTCGTCGTCGACATGGACACCTCCACCACCCCGTGGACGGTCACGTCCGGGAGCTACTCCTCGCGCTTCGCCCCGCTCGTCACGAGCGCGGTGGTGCAGGCGGCAGACACGATCGCCGCCACCATCCGCGCCGCCGCGTCCGTCGCGCTGGAGGTGCCTGCCGACGAGCTCTCGCTCGCCGACGGCGCGGTCGTGCACCCGTCCGGCGCCACCTTGGCGTTCCGGCACGCCGCCGGGATCGTGCACTGGGACCCGACCTCGCTGCCCGCCGGCGTGCCCGCCCGGCTCTACGCCGAGGCCGAGTTCAGCCCGCGCGAGACGAGGGCCGCCACGGCGGACGACCGGATCAACTCCTCGCTCTGCTACGGGTTCGTCGCCGAGATCGTGGCCGTGCGGATCGACCCCGCGACGCTGGAGATCACGATCGACCGCGTGTCGTCGGTGCACGACGCCGGCACCGTGCTCAACCAGCAGCTCCTCGACGGCCAGGTCCACGGCGCGCTCGCCCACGCACTCGGCGGCGCGATGTACGAGGAGTTCACCCACGCCCCGTCCGGGCAGCCGACCTCGGCCACGTTCCTCGACTACCTGTGCCCCACCAGCGCCGAGACCGGCTTCGACCTGCGCACCGACCACGTGGTCACGCCGTCGCCCCTGACGCCGCTGGGGGCCAAGGGCTGCGGGGAGGGCTCGTCGATGAGCTTCCCCGTGGCCTTCGCCAACGCCGTGGCCGACGCGCTGCCCGGCGTCCCGATCACCCAGCTCCCGCTGCACGGCGAGGTGCTGCACCAGCTCATGGAGGAGAAGTAA
- a CDS encoding class I adenylate-forming enzyme family protein, whose translation MTIGERMDLSTALSWAAERYPHRRAVGGSGRHLTYAEWDARTTRLARALAAAGVAAGDRVALGLGGGEPLASLHLAAQKLGAVSVPLSTRFGAEELRYCVDDASAVLVVADEANAGRFPGATHAVADLDARAERESDAPLAETPGEDAVSVMLYTSGTTGKPKGVPRTHRAEHAAAVAHAVQTQQRDGEVVLGVMPMFHTMGLRTLLASIVVGGTWVGQPAFDAAESMELVRREGVTSLYLVPTIYWSLLRAGLDGVRGTLDHLAYAGAAMTPALAEELVDALAPTSFVNHFGSTEIYTFTIGPDVAAKPGSAGRAGIFSRVRLVAPEVGAPVDAIVAPGEQGQVIVSMDSPEAFAGYWNRPDADAKAIRDGWYFTGDLATADADGDLHVSGRVDDMINSGGENIYPDEIEAALIRCPEVDDVCVVGLPDERWGHAVTAFVVPRTGVDPQACAERAMAFAREVLPSLKRPKRVIAVDAVPRSGVGKTLRRTLVAGDYEERARA comes from the coding sequence ACCCGCACCGCCGCGCGGTCGGCGGGTCCGGGCGGCACCTGACCTACGCCGAGTGGGACGCCCGCACGACCCGCCTCGCCCGTGCCCTCGCCGCGGCCGGCGTCGCGGCGGGTGACCGCGTGGCCCTCGGCCTCGGCGGCGGTGAGCCGCTGGCCAGCCTGCACCTCGCGGCGCAGAAGCTCGGCGCGGTGTCGGTGCCGCTGTCCACCCGCTTCGGCGCCGAGGAGCTGCGGTACTGCGTGGACGACGCGTCCGCCGTGCTCGTCGTCGCCGACGAGGCCAACGCGGGCCGCTTCCCCGGTGCGACGCACGCCGTCGCCGACCTCGACGCCCGCGCCGAACGGGAGTCCGACGCCCCGCTCGCGGAGACGCCGGGCGAGGACGCCGTCAGCGTCATGCTCTACACCTCCGGCACGACGGGGAAGCCCAAGGGCGTACCGCGCACCCACCGCGCCGAGCACGCCGCGGCCGTGGCGCACGCGGTGCAGACCCAGCAGCGCGACGGCGAGGTCGTGCTCGGCGTCATGCCGATGTTCCACACGATGGGCCTGCGCACGCTGCTGGCCAGCATCGTCGTCGGCGGCACGTGGGTGGGGCAGCCCGCGTTCGACGCGGCGGAGTCGATGGAGCTGGTCCGCCGCGAGGGCGTCACCTCGCTCTACCTGGTGCCGACGATCTACTGGTCGCTGCTGCGAGCCGGGCTCGACGGGGTCCGCGGCACGCTCGACCACCTCGCCTACGCCGGTGCCGCGATGACGCCCGCGCTCGCCGAGGAGCTCGTGGACGCGCTGGCGCCCACGTCCTTCGTCAACCACTTCGGGAGCACCGAGATCTACACGTTCACGATCGGACCGGACGTCGCGGCCAAGCCCGGATCGGCCGGCCGCGCGGGGATCTTCTCCCGCGTCCGGCTGGTGGCGCCCGAGGTGGGCGCGCCCGTCGACGCGATCGTGGCGCCGGGGGAGCAGGGGCAGGTGATCGTGTCGATGGACAGCCCCGAGGCGTTCGCCGGCTACTGGAACCGCCCGGACGCGGACGCGAAGGCGATCCGCGACGGCTGGTACTTCACCGGCGACCTCGCCACGGCCGACGCCGACGGTGACCTCCACGTCTCCGGCCGGGTCGACGACATGATCAACTCGGGCGGGGAGAACATCTACCCCGACGAGATCGAGGCCGCGCTCATCCGCTGCCCCGAGGTCGACGACGTGTGCGTGGTGGGCCTGCCCGACGAGCGGTGGGGCCACGCCGTCACCGCGTTCGTGGTGCCGCGGACGGGGGTCGATCCGCAGGCCTGCGCCGAGCGGGCGATGGCGTTCGCCCGCGAGGTGCTGCCGTCGCTGAAACGCCCGAAGCGGGTGATCGCCGTGGACGCCGTCCCGCGCTCCGGCGTGGGCAAGACGCTGCGCCGCACGCTGGTGGCCGGCGACTACGAGGAGCGTGCGCGTGCCTGA